The following proteins are co-located in the Solanum pennellii chromosome 8, SPENNV200 genome:
- the LOC107026916 gene encoding transcription factor HY5 isoform X2, with the protein MQEQATSSIAASSLPSSSERSSSSALHLELKEGMESDDEIRRVPEMGGEATGTTSASGRDGASAAGQAQPSAGTQRKRGRSPADKENKRLKRLLRNRVSAQQARERKKAYLIDLEARVKELETKNAELEERLSTLQNENQMLRHILKNTTAGAQEGRK; encoded by the exons ATGCAAGAGCAAGCGACGAGTTCTATTGCCGCTAGTTCACTACCATCAAGTAGTGAGAGATCATCTAGTTCAGCTTTACATCTTGAACTCAAAGAAg GTATGGAGAGTGATGATGAGATCAGAAGAGTGCCGGAGATGGGCGGAGAAGCGACGGGGACAACGTCAGCTTCTGGCAGGGATGGAGCATCGGCCGCCGGTCAAGCTCAACCATCAGCTGGGACTCAAAGGAAGAGAGGAAGAAGCCCAGCtgataaagaaaacaaaaggttaaaaag GTTGTTGAGAAATAGAGTATCAGCACAACAAGCAAGGGAGAGGAAGAAAGCATATTTGATAGATCTGGAAGCAAGGGTGAAGGAATTGGAAACAAAGAATGCAGAACTTGAAGAGAGATTGTCTACTTTGCAAAATGAGAACCAAATGCTTAGACAT
- the LOC107026916 gene encoding transcription factor HY5 isoform X1: MQEQATSSIAASSLPSSSERSSSSALHLELKEGMESDDEIRRVPEMGGEATGTTSASGRDGASAAGQAQPSAGTQRKRGRSPADKENKRLKRLLRNRVSAQQARERKKAYLIDLEARVKELETKNAELEERLSTLQNENQMLRHVHVFCKLKVRHVRSNYYSNTSSTYLYFS; this comes from the exons ATGCAAGAGCAAGCGACGAGTTCTATTGCCGCTAGTTCACTACCATCAAGTAGTGAGAGATCATCTAGTTCAGCTTTACATCTTGAACTCAAAGAAg GTATGGAGAGTGATGATGAGATCAGAAGAGTGCCGGAGATGGGCGGAGAAGCGACGGGGACAACGTCAGCTTCTGGCAGGGATGGAGCATCGGCCGCCGGTCAAGCTCAACCATCAGCTGGGACTCAAAGGAAGAGAGGAAGAAGCCCAGCtgataaagaaaacaaaaggttaaaaag GTTGTTGAGAAATAGAGTATCAGCACAACAAGCAAGGGAGAGGAAGAAAGCATATTTGATAGATCTGGAAGCAAGGGTGAAGGAATTGGAAACAAAGAATGCAGAACTTGAAGAGAGATTGTCTACTTTGCAAAATGAGAACCAAATGCTTAGACAT GTTCATGTCTTTTGTAAGTTGAAAGTGCGCCATGTCCGGTCTAATTACTATTCGAATACTTCTTCCACTTACCTCTATTTCTCCTGA